The following is a genomic window from Clostridia bacterium.
GTTGAGTTTTTAACAATGGTTTTGACAGAAAAGTTGTGTAAGGTGGAAGGGGAATAGGGATGGTTAATGCAAAACAGGAGGCCTGTTCAGAAACCGGGACGACGGCTTTAATTACTAATGCTCAGGCGATAGCGGTTGTTGCTCAGGCGGTGGAAAGTACTTTGGGACCTAAGGGATTAGATACAATGTTACTTGACCGTTTTGGTGATGTAATAATTACCAATGACGGTATTACTATTTTAAAAATGATGGATGTTGAGCATCCTGCTGCACAAATGTTAATTAATTTGGCTGCTGCTCAACAAAGGGAAATAGGTGATGGTACGACAACTGCTACTCTCTTGGCCGGAACTTTAGTTAGTGAAGGTGTTAAGCAAATTAGAAAAGGTGTACCTATTATAAAAGTGATTGCCGGAATTGTCGCTGGGATAGAAAAGGCATGCCAAATTTTACAGGAAAAAGCCATTTCTTTAACTACAGAGCAAGAGTCATTATTATTTGATACGGCACAAATAGCGGCACGGGGTAATGCTGATATCGCTAATTTAATTTGTAAGGCTTTTTCTTTTTTTGATTCGAAAACTTTAGCTGAACCTACTTTTAAACTTACTGAGCATGTTCAGGCTGTAAAAGGGGCAGGTAATCAAGTTGTTTCCGGGGTAATAATTAATAAATTGCCGCTTAATGAAGAAATGCCCCGCAGTTTAAAAAATGCAAAGGTTTTAATCATTGATGATACTTTGGCACCAGAGGAAATAGTGGGTGATGCTTTACATACTGAAATAGGTTTTCAAGAACAATTAAAACTGGAAAAATTATTTCGGGAAAATCTTGATAAAATTATTAGTTTAGGTGTGAATTTAGTTATTGTAGACCGTGGGATAACTGAGCTTGCAGAAGAAGTTTTTACCACGGCCGGGATGCTGGTTTTACAA
Proteins encoded in this region:
- a CDS encoding chaperonin, yielding MVNAKQEACSETGTTALITNAQAIAVVAQAVESTLGPKGLDTMLLDRFGDVIITNDGITILKMMDVEHPAAQMLINLAAAQQREIGDGTTTATLLAGTLVSEGVKQIRKGVPIIKVIAGIVAGIEKACQILQEKAISLTTEQESLLFDTAQIAARGNADIANLICKAFSFFDSKTLAEPTFKLTEHVQAVKGAGNQVVSGVIINKLPLNEEMPRSLKNAKVLIIDDTLAPEEIVGDALHTEIGFQEQLKLEKLFRENLDKIISLGVNLVIVDRGITELAEEVFTTAGMLVLQRVSHKEWRRAAKFAGARALKKTALNQPANILNQYLGVVAQVQVVEELKQVYLMGGQGKPQATILVAAATEEVVAERERIAKDAAAALQAALKGGVVPGGGVTELAVARELQKYRQEVSGMAVYGWDCVCQALQKPFMQIVANAGFNALEKLGEVNAAQLNTGKSSLGIDCESGEIVDLASLGIYDPLLVKIKALQTASEVATAILRIDTIIKKKENEG